The Candidatus Mycolicibacterium alkanivorans genome contains a region encoding:
- the helR gene encoding RNA polymerase recycling motor ATPase HelR, which translates to MSTHAHDHELESERGYLAGLYDRLDTKRMRVMAQYRAALGGPIDVQDGGTLVARDAEVQALARSMTRLDVADHGLCFGRLDAISGERLYVGRIGIFDEHNDHEPLLLDWRAPAARAFYIATAASPEGMRRRRQFHSRGRRLVDFTDEVFGRPDPDAVDDNPFSSDAALLAAVNASRGDGMRDIVATIQAEQDEIIRLDHPGVLVIEGGPGTGKTVVALHRVAYLLYTQRARIERHGVLVVGPNEAFMNHIGRVLPSLGESEVVFMTVGDLVPGLHVTAEDTADVARIKGSLAMLDVLAAAVADRQRLPEHPLEIPLADVTMRIEADTAQWAVDEARSSGLPHNAARAVFREIVTYVLTERAIARIGRGWLTRDNREAWEKVRADLLSELDDNPRFVAALDQLWPILTPQELLATLCTSAERLHAAGADPALQREVGDAWTVSDVPLLDELVDLLGRDKPDDDAGERVRRAETRYAAGVLENMIAREDLMDDEDHLLAQDLIGAEDLAERFLERDTRELAERAAADRDWTYRHVVVDEAQELSEMDWRVLMRRCPSRSFTVVGDLAQRRSPAGATSWAAMLEPYVPDRWVYRSLSVNYRTPAEIMAVAASLLAEFAPGVRPPESVRACGIRPWSRRVTADQLSAAVDDFVAQEAARDGTSIVIGPPDVPGAVAPSETKGLEFDAVLVAEPDRILADGPRGAADLYVALTRATQRLGVVHQGPLPPALAGLRPTIHS; encoded by the coding sequence ATGTCGACTCACGCGCACGACCACGAACTGGAGTCTGAGCGCGGCTACCTGGCCGGGCTCTACGACCGGCTCGACACCAAGCGCATGCGGGTCATGGCCCAGTACCGCGCCGCGCTCGGGGGGCCGATCGACGTCCAGGACGGAGGGACCCTGGTGGCCAGGGACGCCGAGGTCCAGGCGCTGGCCCGGTCGATGACGCGGCTGGACGTGGCCGACCATGGCCTGTGTTTCGGACGGTTGGACGCCATCTCGGGGGAACGGCTCTACGTCGGCCGCATCGGGATCTTCGACGAGCACAACGACCACGAACCGCTGCTGCTCGACTGGCGGGCACCGGCCGCACGCGCGTTCTACATCGCCACAGCGGCCAGCCCGGAGGGCATGCGCCGGCGCCGTCAGTTCCATTCCCGAGGACGCCGCCTGGTCGATTTCACCGACGAGGTCTTCGGCCGCCCAGACCCCGACGCCGTCGATGACAACCCGTTCAGCAGTGACGCGGCTCTGCTCGCCGCGGTCAACGCGTCCCGCGGTGACGGCATGCGCGACATCGTCGCGACGATCCAGGCCGAACAGGACGAGATCATCCGGCTCGATCACCCCGGTGTCCTGGTGATCGAGGGCGGCCCGGGTACCGGCAAGACCGTGGTGGCCCTGCACCGCGTCGCCTATCTGCTCTACACCCAGCGGGCCCGGATCGAACGCCACGGTGTGCTGGTCGTCGGCCCCAACGAGGCGTTCATGAACCACATCGGACGCGTGCTTCCGTCGCTGGGTGAGTCGGAGGTCGTGTTCATGACAGTCGGCGACCTGGTTCCCGGACTGCACGTCACCGCCGAGGACACCGCGGACGTCGCCCGGATCAAAGGCTCCCTGGCCATGCTCGATGTGCTCGCGGCGGCGGTCGCCGACCGTCAACGCCTGCCCGAGCATCCGCTGGAGATCCCGTTGGCCGACGTCACGATGCGGATCGAGGCCGACACCGCCCAGTGGGCCGTCGATGAGGCCCGCTCCAGCGGGCTACCGCACAACGCGGCCCGCGCGGTGTTCCGCGAGATCGTCACCTATGTGCTGACCGAGCGGGCCATCGCCCGGATCGGGCGCGGCTGGCTGACCCGCGACAACCGCGAGGCCTGGGAGAAGGTGCGGGCCGATCTGCTCAGCGAGCTCGACGACAACCCCCGGTTCGTCGCCGCGCTCGACCAGCTCTGGCCCATCCTGACCCCGCAGGAGCTGCTGGCCACGTTGTGCACCTCGGCGGAGCGGCTGCATGCGGCCGGTGCCGACCCGGCGCTACAGCGGGAAGTCGGGGATGCCTGGACGGTGTCGGACGTGCCGCTGCTCGACGAACTGGTCGATCTGCTGGGCCGCGACAAGCCCGACGATGATGCCGGCGAACGGGTACGCAGGGCCGAGACCCGTTATGCCGCAGGGGTGTTGGAGAACATGATCGCCCGCGAGGACCTGATGGACGACGAGGACCATCTGCTTGCCCAGGACTTGATCGGCGCCGAGGACTTAGCGGAGCGATTCCTCGAGCGTGACACCCGCGAACTCGCCGAACGCGCGGCCGCCGACCGCGACTGGACGTATCGCCACGTCGTTGTCGACGAGGCACAGGAACTGTCCGAGATGGACTGGCGGGTGTTGATGCGCCGCTGCCCGAGCCGGTCGTTCACTGTGGTCGGCGATCTGGCGCAACGGCGTTCGCCGGCCGGGGCGACGTCGTGGGCCGCGATGCTGGAACCGTACGTGCCCGACCGCTGGGTCTATCGGTCGCTGTCGGTGAACTACCGCACCCCCGCCGAGATCATGGCGGTCGCCGCGTCGCTGCTCGCCGAGTTCGCACCCGGCGTCCGGCCACCGGAGTCGGTGCGCGCGTGCGGCATTCGGCCCTGGTCGCGGCGCGTCACCGCCGACCAGCTGTCCGCCGCCGTCGACGACTTCGTGGCGCAGGAGGCTGCCCGCGACGGCACCAGCATCGTGATCGGGCCACCGGACGTGCCCGGCGCGGTGGCACCGTCGGAGACCAAGGGCCTGGAGTTCGACGCTGTCCTGGTGGCGGAGCCGGACCGGATCCTGGCCGACGGACCGCGTGGCGCGGCCGACCTCTACGTCGCCCTCACCCGGGCCACCCAGCGCCTCGGCGTGGTACATCAGGGCCCGCTGCCTCCGGCGCTGGCCGGGCTAAGGCCTACGATTCACTCGTGA
- a CDS encoding nucleoside hydrolase — protein sequence MAHHEALPVFADVDTGVDDAMALVYLIASSDAELVGVASTGGNVDVDQVCRNNLGLLELCRAGDIPVSRGAEQPLADTMRTAEDTHGPAGLGYAELPAHDRKLTSYDSAEAWVRAAHAHPGELIGLVTGPLTNLALAARAEPELPSLLRRLAIMGGSFDYRGNTTPVSEWNISVDPEAAAEVFAVWGRAAESKAIEPHQLPTVCGLNLTENIALTPAILSRLANAAEASSVAMSVLDARGTRSVADNPLIRALEDAMRFYFEFHFDQGEGYLAHLHDPLAAAVALDPGIVATRATTVDVELTGTLTRGMTIADWSRRWGREPNAHIGVDVDPAAFFDRFIERVGPFARRLVHS from the coding sequence ATGGCCCATCACGAGGCGCTGCCCGTCTTCGCCGATGTCGACACCGGCGTCGACGATGCGATGGCACTGGTCTATCTGATCGCCAGTTCCGACGCCGAGTTGGTGGGCGTCGCCTCCACGGGCGGCAACGTCGACGTCGACCAGGTCTGCCGCAACAACCTCGGGCTGCTCGAACTATGCCGGGCCGGTGACATCCCGGTCTCGCGGGGAGCCGAACAGCCGCTGGCTGACACGATGCGAACCGCCGAAGATACCCATGGCCCTGCGGGTCTGGGTTACGCCGAGCTACCCGCCCACGACCGCAAACTCACGTCCTACGACTCCGCCGAGGCCTGGGTCCGCGCCGCGCACGCCCACCCCGGTGAGCTGATCGGCCTGGTGACCGGTCCGCTGACCAACCTCGCGCTGGCCGCCCGCGCCGAACCTGAGCTGCCGTCGCTGTTGCGGCGGCTGGCCATCATGGGCGGATCGTTCGATTACCGCGGCAACACCACGCCGGTGTCCGAGTGGAACATCAGCGTCGACCCTGAGGCCGCCGCCGAGGTATTCGCCGTGTGGGGGCGGGCCGCGGAATCGAAAGCGATTGAACCGCATCAGCTTCCGACAGTGTGCGGGCTGAACCTGACCGAGAACATCGCGCTGACGCCGGCGATATTGAGCCGGCTGGCCAATGCAGCCGAGGCGTCGTCGGTGGCGATGAGTGTGCTCGACGCCAGGGGAACCCGTTCGGTGGCCGACAACCCGCTGATCCGCGCACTCGAGGACGCGATGCGGTTCTACTTCGAGTTCCACTTCGACCAGGGCGAGGGCTATCTGGCCCATCTGCACGACCCCCTGGCGGCGGCGGTGGCACTGGATCCCGGCATCGTCGCGACCCGGGCGACCACCGTCGACGTCGAACTGACCGGGACACTGACACGCGGTATGACGATCGCCGACTGGAGCCGGCGGTGGGGTCGGGAACCCAACGCGCACATCGGGGTCGACGTCGACCCGGCAGCCTTCTTCGACCGGTTCATCGAGCGGGTCGGCCCGTTCGCGCGGCGTCTGGTTCATTCGTAG
- a CDS encoding DNA polymerase Y family protein, producing the protein MDWPAVAAAVAAGLPATAPVAVTLANRVIACSAAARATGVRRGLRRRESQARCPQLHVVTADPARDARFFEGVTAAVDEVVPRAEVLRPGLLVLSVRGAARYFGSEQVAAERLVDAVAAAGAECQVGVADQMATAVFAARAGRVLEPGADAAFLSGLSIRQLATEPSLSGPGREELADLLWRMGIRTLGQFAELSRSDVASRFGADAVAAHRFARAEPVRGPSGREPPPELDAVLTCDPPIDRVDAAAFAGRTLAASLHSRLGSAGVGCTRLAIHAVTANGGELTRVWRCAEPLTEDATADRVRWQLDGWLTRARPTDRPSAPVTMLRLQPVEVVSAEALQLPLWGGVGEEDRLRARRALVRVQGLLGQEAVQLPVLSGGRGPAERITLTPLGDELVPRADPDRPWPGRLPEPAPTVLLDDPVELLDAQGNPVRVTSRGIFSAEPARLDGQYRGELSWWAGPWPVDERWWDQAEQSRAGRTARVQVLVGNRSDEEPGTALLLCYRQRRWYLEGVYE; encoded by the coding sequence ATGGACTGGCCGGCCGTCGCCGCGGCCGTGGCGGCGGGGCTGCCGGCGACAGCCCCCGTCGCGGTCACCTTGGCCAACCGGGTGATCGCCTGTTCGGCGGCGGCACGCGCGACCGGTGTGCGTCGCGGGCTGCGCCGGCGCGAGTCGCAGGCGCGCTGTCCGCAGCTGCATGTGGTCACCGCCGACCCGGCCCGTGATGCCCGGTTCTTCGAAGGGGTGACGGCGGCGGTCGACGAGGTGGTGCCCCGTGCGGAGGTGCTGCGGCCGGGCCTGCTGGTGCTTTCGGTTCGCGGGGCCGCCCGCTACTTCGGCTCCGAGCAGGTGGCCGCCGAGCGGCTGGTGGACGCCGTCGCCGCGGCCGGCGCCGAATGCCAGGTGGGAGTCGCCGATCAGATGGCGACGGCCGTGTTCGCCGCCCGGGCCGGACGTGTGCTCGAGCCCGGTGCGGATGCGGCGTTCCTGTCGGGGCTGTCGATCCGGCAGCTGGCCACCGAACCGAGCCTGTCCGGTCCCGGTCGCGAAGAGCTGGCCGATCTGTTGTGGCGCATGGGTATTCGCACTCTGGGTCAGTTCGCCGAGCTGTCCCGTAGCGACGTCGCCTCCCGGTTCGGGGCCGACGCGGTGGCCGCCCATCGGTTCGCCCGCGCTGAGCCGGTGCGCGGACCGTCGGGCCGCGAGCCGCCGCCGGAACTCGACGCCGTGCTCACCTGCGATCCGCCGATCGACCGGGTCGACGCGGCGGCATTCGCGGGGCGGACGCTGGCCGCGAGCCTGCACTCCAGGCTGGGGTCGGCCGGGGTCGGCTGCACCCGGCTGGCCATCCACGCCGTCACCGCCAACGGCGGCGAGCTGACCCGGGTGTGGCGGTGCGCCGAGCCGTTGACCGAGGACGCCACCGCCGACCGGGTGCGCTGGCAGCTCGACGGCTGGCTCACTCGAGCCAGGCCCACCGACCGGCCGAGTGCCCCGGTGACGATGCTGCGGCTGCAGCCGGTGGAAGTTGTTTCCGCAGAGGCGCTTCAGCTGCCGCTGTGGGGCGGCGTCGGGGAGGAGGACCGGTTGCGGGCCCGGCGGGCACTGGTGCGGGTGCAGGGCCTGCTGGGGCAGGAGGCCGTGCAGCTGCCGGTCCTGTCCGGCGGTCGCGGGCCCGCCGAGCGCATCACCTTGACCCCGCTCGGCGACGAGTTGGTGCCCAGGGCCGACCCCGACCGGCCGTGGCCGGGGCGGCTGCCCGAGCCGGCGCCGACCGTGCTTCTCGACGATCCGGTGGAACTGCTTGACGCCCAGGGCAATCCGGTCCGGGTGACCTCGCGCGGGATCTTCAGCGCCGAGCCGGCCCGGCTGGACGGCCAGTACCGGGGTGAGCTGAGTTGGTGGGCCGGGCCGTGGCCGGTCGACGAACGGTGGTGGGACCAGGCCGAGCAATCCCGGGCAGGCCGCACGGCGCGCGTTCAGGTGTTGGTGGGCAACCGGTCCGATGAAGAACCGGGGACCGCGCTGCTGCTGTGTTATCGCCAGCGGCGGTGGTACCTCGAAGGGGTCTACGAATGA
- a CDS encoding VIT1/CCC1 transporter family protein, which translates to MTATPDSSDPQLHPAEPHHSGIGSRLNWLRAGVLGANDGIVSTAGIVVGVAAATMDRGPIFTAGIAGLAAGALSMAVGEYVSVSTQRDTEKALLKKERGELTTQPDAEFEELTALYEAKGLSAATARTVAQELTDHDAFAAHIDAELGIDPEELTNPWQAAFSSAIAFTVGAILPLLAILLPPPPVRIPITFVAVLTALAFTGWASARLGGANVARAIQRVVIGGALAMLITFGIGHLVGGAVG; encoded by the coding sequence GTGACCGCGACACCCGATTCGTCTGATCCGCAGCTGCATCCCGCCGAGCCACACCACAGCGGCATCGGTAGCCGGCTGAACTGGCTTCGCGCCGGGGTGCTCGGCGCCAACGACGGCATCGTGTCGACCGCCGGAATCGTCGTCGGCGTCGCAGCCGCCACCATGGACCGCGGCCCCATCTTCACCGCGGGCATCGCCGGACTGGCGGCCGGTGCGCTGTCGATGGCGGTCGGCGAGTACGTCTCGGTGAGCACCCAGCGCGACACCGAGAAGGCCCTGCTCAAGAAGGAACGCGGTGAACTGACCACCCAGCCGGACGCCGAGTTCGAGGAGCTCACCGCGCTCTACGAGGCCAAGGGGCTGTCGGCGGCCACCGCCCGCACCGTGGCCCAGGAGCTGACCGATCACGACGCGTTCGCCGCGCACATCGACGCCGAGCTGGGCATCGACCCCGAGGAGCTGACCAATCCGTGGCAGGCCGCGTTCTCCTCGGCCATCGCCTTCACCGTGGGCGCGATCCTGCCGCTGCTGGCAATCCTGCTGCCGCCGCCACCGGTTCGCATACCCATCACGTTCGTCGCCGTGCTCACCGCCCTGGCGTTCACCGGCTGGGCCAGCGCCCGCCTGGGCGGAGCCAACGTCGCCCGCGCGATTCAGCGGGTGGTCATCGGCGGGGCGCTGGCCATGCTGATCACCTTCGGCATCGGCCACCTGGTGGGCGGCGCGGTCGGCTGA
- a CDS encoding error-prone DNA polymerase, translating to MDWRNGPLSWGEMERVLNSKPRRSGMSLGEPHADGGDSPAWSRRREPYEPTGERPLRSTVPYAELHAHSAYSFLDGASTPEELVEEAVRLDLRAIALTDHDGLYGVVRFAEAAKELDMRTVFGAELSLGNTARTEVPDPPGPHLLVLARGPEGYRRLSRQIARAHLAGGEKGKPRYDYDSLTEAAGGHWHILTGCRKGHVRQALSNGGPEAAVKALADLVDRFGSDRVSIELTHHGDPLDGERNAALAALAPRFGLTVLATTAAHVAEPERGRLAMAMGAIRARQSLEEAAGWLAPLGGAHLRSGDEMARLFFQYPEVLTAAADLGEQCAFELALIAPQLPPFDTPDGHTEGSWLRELTMLGAAARYGPRASAPEAYTQIERELDVIGKLKFPGYFLVVHDITQFCRRNDILCQGRGSAANSAVCYALGVTAVDPVANGLLFERFLSLARDGPPDIDIDIESDLREKAIQYVYDRYGRDYAAQVANVITYRGRSAVRDMARALGFSQGQQDAWSKQISRWNTLREQQLDGAADSPDVEDIPEPVIDLATQIRNLPRHMGIHSGGMVICDRPIADVCPVEWARMENRSVLQWDKDDCAAIGLVKFDLLGLGMLSALHYAIDLLAEHKGIEVDLARLDLSEPAVYEMLQKADSVGVFQVESRAQMATLPRLKPRVFYDLVVEVALIRPGPIQGGSVHPYIKRRNGLEPVTYDHSSMEPALRKTLGVPLFQEQLMQLAVDCAGFSAAEADQLRRAMGSKRSTEKMRRLRDRFYAGMAQRHGITGEVADRIYEKLEAFANFGFPESHSLSFASLVFYSSWFKLHHPAAFCAALLRAQPMGFYSPQSLVADARRHGVTVHGPDVNASLAHATLENHGLEVRLGLGAVRHIGDELAQRIVDERTADGPYASLLDLTGRVQLSVPQTEALATAGALGCFSITRREGLWAAGAAATQRPGRLPGVGSSSHVPALPGMTEVELAAADVWATGVSPDSYPTQFLREDLDAMGVVPADQLLDVPDGSRVLIAGAVTHRQRPATAQGVTFMNIEDETGMVNVLCTPGVWNRHRKLAQTASALLIRGQVQNATGAVTVIAERMGRLGMRAASRSRDFR from the coding sequence ATGGACTGGCGTAACGGGCCTCTGAGCTGGGGCGAGATGGAGCGGGTGCTCAACAGCAAGCCGCGCCGGTCAGGCATGTCGCTGGGGGAGCCGCATGCCGACGGCGGCGACAGCCCGGCCTGGTCCCGCAGGCGTGAACCCTACGAGCCGACCGGCGAACGTCCACTGCGCTCGACCGTTCCCTACGCCGAACTGCACGCCCATTCGGCTTACAGCTTCCTCGACGGGGCAAGCACCCCGGAGGAACTTGTCGAGGAGGCCGTCCGGCTGGACCTGCGGGCCATCGCGCTCACCGACCACGACGGGCTCTACGGCGTGGTGCGGTTCGCTGAGGCCGCCAAGGAACTCGACATGCGCACCGTCTTCGGCGCCGAGCTGTCGCTGGGTAATACCGCGCGCACCGAGGTTCCCGACCCACCCGGGCCGCACCTGCTGGTGTTGGCCCGCGGGCCCGAGGGATACCGCCGGTTGTCCCGCCAGATCGCCCGGGCGCATCTGGCCGGCGGTGAGAAGGGCAAGCCGCGCTACGACTACGACAGCCTCACCGAGGCCGCCGGAGGGCACTGGCACATCCTGACGGGATGTCGCAAAGGACATGTACGCCAAGCACTTTCGAACGGAGGTCCGGAGGCCGCGGTCAAAGCGCTAGCCGATCTGGTCGATCGGTTCGGAAGTGACCGGGTCAGCATCGAACTCACTCACCATGGTGATCCGCTCGACGGCGAACGCAACGCCGCGCTGGCCGCGCTGGCCCCGAGGTTCGGGCTGACGGTCCTGGCCACCACCGCCGCGCATGTCGCCGAGCCTGAACGCGGCAGACTGGCCATGGCGATGGGCGCGATCCGCGCCCGTCAGTCACTGGAGGAGGCCGCCGGGTGGCTGGCGCCGCTGGGTGGCGCGCACCTGCGGTCGGGGGACGAGATGGCCCGGCTGTTCTTCCAGTATCCCGAAGTGCTCACCGCGGCAGCCGATCTCGGTGAGCAGTGTGCCTTCGAGCTTGCCCTGATCGCCCCGCAGCTGCCACCGTTCGACACACCCGACGGGCACACCGAGGGCAGCTGGCTGCGCGAGCTGACCATGCTCGGCGCGGCTGCGCGCTACGGCCCGCGCGCCTCCGCGCCGGAGGCGTACACCCAGATCGAGCGGGAACTCGACGTCATCGGCAAGCTGAAGTTCCCGGGCTACTTCCTGGTGGTGCACGACATCACCCAGTTCTGCCGGCGCAACGACATCCTGTGCCAGGGCCGGGGATCGGCGGCCAACTCGGCGGTCTGCTACGCGCTGGGGGTCACCGCCGTCGACCCGGTCGCCAACGGTCTGCTCTTCGAACGGTTCCTGTCCCTGGCCCGCGACGGACCACCCGACATCGACATCGACATCGAATCCGACCTGCGCGAGAAGGCCATCCAGTACGTCTACGACCGCTACGGCCGCGACTACGCCGCGCAGGTCGCCAACGTCATCACCTATCGCGGGCGCAGTGCGGTGCGCGACATGGCCCGCGCCCTCGGCTTTTCCCAGGGTCAGCAGGATGCCTGGAGCAAGCAGATCAGCCGCTGGAACACGCTGCGAGAGCAGCAATTGGACGGCGCGGCCGACTCACCGGACGTCGAGGACATTCCCGAGCCGGTGATCGACCTGGCGACGCAGATCAGGAACCTGCCCCGGCACATGGGCATCCACTCCGGGGGCATGGTGATCTGCGACCGTCCGATCGCCGACGTGTGCCCGGTGGAGTGGGCGCGCATGGAGAACCGCAGCGTGCTGCAGTGGGACAAAGACGATTGCGCGGCAATCGGTTTGGTGAAGTTCGACCTGCTCGGTCTCGGCATGCTCTCGGCGCTGCACTACGCCATCGACCTGCTCGCCGAGCACAAGGGCATCGAAGTCGACCTGGCCCGTCTCGACCTCTCCGAGCCCGCGGTCTACGAGATGCTGCAGAAGGCCGACTCCGTCGGAGTGTTCCAGGTGGAGTCCCGCGCACAGATGGCCACCCTGCCGCGGCTGAAGCCGCGGGTGTTCTACGACCTGGTGGTGGAGGTGGCGCTGATCCGGCCCGGGCCCATCCAGGGCGGTTCGGTACATCCCTACATCAAGCGACGCAACGGCCTGGAACCCGTCACCTACGACCATTCGTCGATGGAGCCGGCGCTGCGAAAGACGTTGGGGGTGCCGCTGTTCCAGGAACAACTCATGCAACTGGCGGTGGACTGTGCCGGCTTCTCGGCTGCCGAGGCCGACCAGCTGCGCCGGGCCATGGGGTCCAAGCGCTCCACCGAGAAGATGCGACGACTGCGTGACCGGTTCTATGCCGGCATGGCCCAGCGGCACGGCATCACCGGCGAGGTCGCCGACCGGATCTACGAGAAGCTGGAGGCATTCGCCAATTTCGGTTTCCCGGAGAGTCATTCGCTGAGCTTCGCCTCGCTGGTGTTCTACTCGTCCTGGTTCAAGCTGCACCATCCGGCGGCGTTCTGCGCGGCGCTGCTGCGCGCCCAGCCGATGGGGTTCTACTCGCCGCAGTCGCTGGTCGCCGACGCCCGTCGGCACGGTGTCACCGTGCACGGCCCCGACGTCAACGCCAGCCTGGCCCACGCCACGCTGGAGAACCACGGGCTCGAGGTGCGGCTGGGCTTGGGCGCGGTGCGCCACATCGGTGACGAGCTTGCCCAGCGGATCGTTGACGAGCGAACGGCAGACGGTCCGTATGCCTCACTGCTGGATCTGACTGGGCGCGTGCAGCTTTCGGTGCCACAGACCGAAGCACTGGCCACCGCCGGGGCGCTGGGCTGCTTCTCGATCACCCGACGCGAGGGCCTGTGGGCGGCCGGAGCGGCGGCCACCCAGCGGCCCGGCCGGCTGCCCGGGGTGGGGTCGTCGTCGCACGTTCCGGCGCTGCCCGGAATGACCGAGGTGGAACTGGCCGCCGCCGACGTCTGGGCCACCGGGGTCTCCCCGGACAGTTACCCGACGCAGTTCCTGCGCGAAGACCTCGATGCGATGGGCGTCGTCCCGGCCGACCAACTTCTCGACGTTCCCGACGGCAGCCGGGTGCTGATCGCCGGTGCGGTGACCCACCGGCAACGGCCGGCAACCGCACAGGGGGTGACGTTCATGAACATCGAGGACGAGACCGGAATGGTCAACGTGCTGTGCACACCGGGGGTGTGGAACCGGCACCGCAAGCTGGCGCAGACGGCGTCGGCCCTGCTGATCCGCGGCCAGGTGCAGAACGCCACCGGGGCGGTCACCGTGATCGCCGAGCGGATGGGCAGGCTCGGCATGCGGGCGGCCTCCCGAAGCCGCGACTTCCGCTAG
- a CDS encoding fructose bisphosphate aldolase: protein MNTEQADKIANGAGFVAALDQSGGSTPKALKLYGIAEDAYSGDEQMFDLVHQMRTRIITSPSFDGDRILAAILFEMTMDRDIEGRPTADYLWNVKKVVPILKVDKGLAAEEDGGQVMKPIAGLDDLLARAVDKGIFGTKMRSVIKLPGGGLDAVVDQQFEVARQILAAGLVPIIEPEVDIHSPKKGEAEDQLKAAIIDHLGALGDDQQVMLKLTLPDTDDLYRDLVDHPKVMRVLALSGGYTRAEACERLARNHGVIASFSRALTEGLTAQQSDEEFDKALDEAIAEIAAASRT from the coding sequence ATGAATACCGAGCAGGCCGACAAGATCGCCAACGGAGCTGGCTTCGTCGCCGCGCTCGACCAGAGCGGGGGCAGCACACCGAAGGCGCTGAAACTCTACGGCATCGCCGAGGACGCGTACTCCGGTGACGAGCAGATGTTCGACCTGGTTCACCAGATGCGGACCCGGATCATCACCAGCCCGAGCTTCGACGGCGACCGGATCCTGGCCGCGATCCTGTTCGAGATGACCATGGACCGCGACATCGAGGGCCGCCCCACCGCCGACTACCTCTGGAACGTCAAGAAGGTCGTGCCGATCCTCAAGGTCGACAAGGGTCTTGCCGCCGAGGAGGACGGCGGGCAGGTGATGAAGCCCATCGCCGGCCTGGACGACCTGCTGGCCCGCGCCGTGGACAAGGGCATCTTCGGCACCAAGATGCGCTCGGTCATCAAGCTGCCCGGCGGCGGCCTCGATGCGGTGGTGGACCAGCAGTTCGAGGTGGCCCGCCAGATCCTGGCCGCCGGTCTGGTGCCGATCATCGAACCCGAGGTCGACATCCACAGCCCCAAGAAGGGCGAGGCCGAAGACCAGCTCAAAGCCGCGATCATCGACCACCTCGGCGCGCTCGGCGACGACCAGCAGGTGATGCTCAAGTTGACGCTGCCCGACACCGACGACCTCTATCGCGATCTGGTGGACCACCCGAAGGTGATGCGGGTGCTCGCACTGTCCGGTGGCTACACCCGCGCGGAGGCCTGCGAGCGGCTGGCCCGCAACCACGGTGTCATCGCCAGCTTCTCGCGGGCGTTGACCGAGGGGTTGACCGCCCAGCAGAGCGACGAGGAGTTCGACAAGGCGCTGGACGAGGCGATCGCCGAAATCGCCGCTGCCTCAAGGACGTAA
- a CDS encoding histidine phosphatase family protein has product MHLSRTRSILAVIAALFAVFLVASCSTPAPKERTITLTFIRHAESQSNADGVINTEVPGPSLTAAGEQQAAAVANRLKGNGYDGIYASEMVRTQQTAAPMSMALGEPVNVLPGLNEISAGWFNGEQMDRAGATYMVAPMDWMRGDTNFSIPGSVSGREFNGKFTSAVQRIYESGDTKPVAFSSAASIMLWTLMNVRNGKDSLMTDHPLPNTGRVVITGNPVIGWTLADWDGIGSF; this is encoded by the coding sequence ATGCACCTGTCGCGAACCCGATCCATCCTCGCGGTGATCGCCGCTCTCTTCGCGGTCTTCCTCGTCGCCTCGTGCAGTACTCCCGCACCCAAGGAACGCACTATCACGCTGACGTTCATCCGGCACGCGGAGTCGCAGTCCAATGCCGACGGGGTGATCAACACCGAGGTCCCGGGACCGTCGCTGACCGCTGCCGGGGAGCAGCAGGCGGCAGCGGTGGCCAACCGGCTGAAGGGCAACGGCTACGACGGCATCTACGCCTCGGAGATGGTCCGCACCCAGCAGACTGCCGCACCGATGTCCATGGCGCTGGGTGAACCCGTCAACGTGCTGCCAGGACTCAACGAGATATCCGCGGGCTGGTTCAACGGCGAGCAGATGGACCGCGCCGGCGCGACGTACATGGTGGCGCCGATGGACTGGATGCGAGGCGACACCAACTTCAGCATCCCGGGATCGGTCAGCGGGCGGGAGTTCAATGGCAAGTTCACCTCCGCGGTGCAGCGCATCTACGAAAGCGGGGACACCAAGCCCGTCGCCTTCTCCAGCGCCGCGTCGATCATGCTGTGGACACTGATGAACGTGCGCAACGGCAAGGACAGCCTGATGACCGACCACCCGCTGCCCAACACCGGCCGGGTGGTGATCACCGGCAATCCGGTGATCGGCTGGACGCTCGCAGACTGGGACGGCATCGGCTCGTTCTGA